The following proteins are co-located in the Bordetella bronchialis genome:
- a CDS encoding short chain dehydrogenase: MKILLVGATGFLGSAIVRELEHDHELVLAGRSSKSHRVDIRDENSVRDLFDRVGDVDAIVSATGGVHFGPLVEMTAEQFNTGLQDKLLGQIRLALVGQHHLRPGGSITLTTGILSDAVIRDGVNATAVNAGLEGFVRAAAFELRDARINAVSPNLLTEAKEAYGGSFPGFEPVPGSRAALAFRRSIEGVETGQIYRVW; encoded by the coding sequence ATGAAAATCCTTCTCGTCGGCGCCACGGGTTTCCTGGGCAGCGCCATCGTCCGGGAACTCGAACATGACCACGAGCTCGTCCTGGCCGGCCGGTCCAGCAAAAGCCATCGCGTCGATATCCGCGATGAAAACAGCGTCCGGGATCTGTTCGATCGCGTTGGCGATGTGGACGCCATCGTATCGGCAACCGGCGGCGTGCATTTCGGCCCACTGGTGGAGATGACGGCGGAGCAGTTCAATACCGGGCTGCAGGACAAGCTGCTGGGCCAGATCCGGCTGGCGCTGGTCGGGCAGCACCACCTGCGCCCGGGCGGTTCCATCACCCTGACGACAGGGATCCTGAGCGATGCCGTCATACGCGATGGCGTCAATGCCACGGCCGTCAATGCGGGCCTGGAAGGCTTCGTGCGCGCCGCGGCATTCGAGCTGCGGGACGCGCGCATCAACGCCGTCAGCCCGAACCTGTTGACGGAGGCCAAGGAGGCCTACGGCGGCAGCTTCCCGGGTTTCGAACCCGTGCCGGGCAGCCGCGCCGCCCTGGCATTCCGGCGCAGTATCGAGGGCGTGGAGACCGGCCAGATCTACCGGGTCTGGTGA
- a CDS encoding LysR family transcriptional regulator, producing MHPDPTSLRLFIGVIEEKTIAAAAEREHIAAAAVSKRMSELEEQLKTQLLVRTNKGIQPTNAGMALAAMARRALRELDDIAVSMREYASGARGFIRVFANISALTQFLPGDIQSFASAYPNIQLQLEEKISPAILKAVHENAADVGIFSGMPPGRELEVLPYRRDTLALIAPAGHPLLDRQDFRFADALAYDFVGLHTGSAINQIVANAADRLERPLRVKVQVTGFDTLCFMVDAGLGLGVLPVDIATLYARIFNIGILRIEEPWARRELQICVRDFQALPTAAKLFVEHLTGKGGHQTR from the coding sequence ATGCATCCGGATCCGACTTCCCTGCGGCTGTTCATCGGCGTGATCGAGGAAAAAACGATCGCCGCCGCCGCCGAGCGCGAGCACATCGCCGCCGCGGCGGTAAGCAAGCGCATGAGCGAACTGGAAGAGCAGCTCAAGACACAGTTGCTGGTGCGCACCAACAAGGGCATACAGCCCACCAACGCCGGCATGGCCCTGGCCGCCATGGCGCGACGCGCGCTGCGCGAGCTGGACGATATCGCCGTCTCCATGCGGGAGTACGCCAGCGGCGCGCGGGGCTTTATCCGCGTGTTCGCCAATATCTCGGCCCTGACGCAATTCCTGCCGGGCGATATCCAGTCCTTTGCCTCGGCCTACCCCAACATCCAGCTGCAGCTGGAAGAGAAAATTTCTCCCGCCATCCTGAAGGCTGTGCACGAGAACGCGGCGGACGTGGGCATTTTCTCCGGCATGCCGCCGGGCCGGGAGCTGGAAGTCCTGCCCTATCGTCGCGACACGCTGGCGCTCATCGCGCCGGCCGGCCATCCCCTGCTGGACAGGCAGGACTTCCGCTTCGCCGACGCCCTGGCCTACGACTTCGTCGGCCTGCATACCGGTAGCGCCATCAACCAGATCGTGGCCAATGCCGCCGACCGGCTCGAACGGCCCCTGCGGGTCAAGGTGCAGGTTACGGGTTTCGACACGCTGTGCTTCATGGTGGATGCCGGACTGGGCCTGGGCGTGCTGCCCGTGGACATCGCCACGCTCTATGCCCGGATCTTCAATATCGGCATCCTGCGCATCGAAGAGCCCTGGGCGCGGCGCGAACTGCAGATCTGCGTGCGCGACTTCCAGGCGCTACCGACCGCCGCCAAGTTGTTCGTCGAGCACCTGACCGGAAAAGGCGGTCACCAGACCCGGTAG
- a CDS encoding hydroxymethylglutaryl-CoA lyase codes for MSENQGAKPRLYIQEVAPRDGFQNESQFVETQDKIRFIDALSACGYAKIEATSFTSPKAIPALRDAEIVMHEIARRPGVVYTALVPNVRGAERAVSCKVDEINLVMSVSETHNRSNLRMSRDQSFAQLSDVIDAVRGSQVAINVSLSTVFGCPMEGDIDPYEVFELMDRFAQRGVDGITLCDTTGMAYPSQVEAIARRAKSLFPQLELTLHFHNTRGMALANTMAALAAGVDRFDASLGGIGGCPYAPGASGNACTEELVHMLQLDGYDTGVDLEGILAVGRTLPALIGHDVPSQILKAGTRDRRHPAPCQ; via the coding sequence ATGAGCGAGAACCAGGGCGCCAAGCCACGGCTGTATATCCAGGAAGTCGCGCCGCGCGACGGCTTCCAGAACGAGAGTCAGTTCGTCGAAACCCAGGACAAGATACGCTTCATCGATGCGCTGTCCGCGTGCGGCTATGCCAAGATCGAAGCGACGTCCTTCACGTCGCCCAAGGCGATACCGGCACTGCGCGACGCCGAAATCGTCATGCATGAAATCGCCCGCCGGCCTGGCGTGGTCTACACCGCGCTGGTGCCCAATGTGCGCGGCGCCGAGCGCGCCGTCTCGTGCAAGGTCGACGAAATCAACCTGGTGATGTCGGTCAGCGAGACGCACAACCGCTCCAACCTGCGCATGTCGCGCGACCAGTCATTCGCGCAGCTTTCCGACGTCATCGACGCCGTGCGCGGCAGCCAGGTCGCCATCAATGTGTCCTTGTCGACCGTGTTCGGCTGCCCGATGGAAGGGGACATCGACCCGTACGAAGTGTTCGAGCTGATGGACCGCTTCGCCCAGCGCGGCGTGGACGGCATCACGCTGTGCGACACCACGGGCATGGCCTATCCCAGCCAGGTGGAAGCGATCGCGCGCCGCGCCAAATCCCTGTTCCCCCAGCTGGAACTGACGCTGCATTTCCACAATACCCGCGGCATGGCCCTGGCCAACACCATGGCGGCGCTGGCCGCCGGCGTGGACCGCTTCGACGCCTCGCTGGGCGGCATCGGCGGCTGCCCTTACGCTCCCGGCGCCAGCGGCAACGCCTGCACGGAAGAGCTGGTGCATATGCTGCAGCTGGACGGTTATGACACCGGCGTCGATCTGGAAGGCATCCTGGCCGTGGGCCGGACCTTGCCGGCACTGATCGGCCACGATGTTCCCAGCCAGATCCTGAAGGCCGGCACGCGGGACCGCCGCCATCCCGCGCCTTGCCAGTAG
- a CDS encoding glutathione S-transferase family protein translates to MKFHYSPGSCALAVHIALEEAGAQYDAQRVHFDRQEQRSPEYLRLNPLGRVPVLETPDGVLTEVLAILAYVAAAYPRAALAPADAFGMARMMSFNSFLSSSVHVAYAHHTRGARWSDDPACQASMAAKVPANYVALFDMIEAGKLGEPWVMGQQYTVADPYLYVMTRWLERLDIDVNRFPRIAAHHRRMNERPAVQRALRAQGLAAA, encoded by the coding sequence ATGAAATTCCATTATTCGCCTGGTTCCTGTGCGCTGGCCGTCCATATCGCCCTGGAGGAGGCCGGCGCGCAATACGACGCGCAGCGCGTGCATTTCGACCGGCAGGAACAGCGTTCGCCGGAGTACCTGCGGCTCAATCCGCTGGGCCGGGTGCCGGTGCTGGAGACCCCGGATGGCGTGCTGACCGAAGTGCTCGCCATCCTGGCCTATGTGGCCGCGGCCTATCCGCGGGCGGCCCTGGCGCCTGCCGATGCCTTCGGCATGGCGCGCATGATGTCCTTCAATTCCTTTCTGTCGTCCAGCGTGCACGTGGCCTATGCCCACCATACGCGCGGCGCGCGGTGGTCCGACGATCCCGCATGCCAGGCCAGCATGGCGGCGAAGGTCCCCGCCAACTATGTGGCGCTGTTCGACATGATAGAAGCCGGCAAGCTGGGCGAGCCCTGGGTCATGGGGCAGCAGTACACCGTGGCAGATCCCTATCTGTACGTCATGACGCGGTGGCTGGAAAGACTGGACATCGACGTGAATCGCTTTCCCCGCATCGCGGCGCATCACCGGCGCATGAACGAGCGGCCCGCCGTGCAGCGGGCGCTTCGTGCCCAGGGCCTGGCCGCCGCCTAG
- a CDS encoding GNAT family N-acetyltransferase, translated as MNAVPELSFRPATPADIPALLELRRQTMLPHLRRAGAPSDEDAILARVNYRLEDALLVYDGPELVGLFKVSRGSGEWKLVQVQIAPGRQGQGLGGRLVRGLQAEAARANCAITLDVLKGNPARRLYERCGFVTVGENELEHMMRWTP; from the coding sequence ATGAATGCGGTCCCCGAGTTGTCTTTTCGTCCCGCCACCCCGGCGGACATCCCTGCGCTGCTCGAATTGCGCCGGCAGACCATGCTGCCGCATCTGCGGCGCGCGGGCGCGCCCAGCGACGAGGACGCCATTCTGGCGCGCGTCAATTACAGGCTGGAGGATGCGCTGCTCGTCTACGACGGCCCGGAACTGGTGGGACTGTTCAAGGTCTCGCGCGGCAGCGGCGAATGGAAACTGGTGCAGGTGCAGATCGCGCCCGGCCGGCAGGGCCAGGGGCTGGGCGGGCGGCTGGTGCGCGGCCTGCAGGCCGAAGCCGCGCGAGCCAACTGCGCCATCACGCTGGATGTATTGAAGGGAAACCCGGCGCGCCGCTTGTATGAACGCTGTGGCTTTGTGACGGTCGGCGAGAACGAACTGGAGCACATGATGCGGTGGACGCCATAG
- a CDS encoding SAM-dependent methyltransferase encodes MRILRHSWIHALTGLFLLGAATAAAAQGADTAAKPRAPDVIFVPTPQSVVDAMLQVAKVGPNDVLYDLGSGDGRIPITAAKRFGTRGVGVDIDPVRIQEARANAKKEGVTDKVQFIQGDLFQQDLSKATVISLYLLPSLNLKLRPTLLKLKPGTRIVSHAFDMGDWAPDQTLTVDGRMIYFWTVPGH; translated from the coding sequence ATGCGCATACTCCGGCATTCATGGATCCACGCACTGACCGGCCTTTTCCTTCTCGGCGCCGCCACGGCGGCCGCGGCGCAGGGCGCCGACACCGCGGCCAAGCCGCGCGCGCCGGACGTCATCTTCGTGCCCACGCCGCAATCGGTGGTCGACGCGATGCTGCAGGTGGCCAAGGTCGGTCCGAACGACGTCCTGTACGACCTGGGATCGGGCGACGGCCGCATCCCCATCACGGCGGCCAAGCGCTTCGGCACGCGCGGCGTCGGGGTCGATATCGACCCCGTACGCATCCAGGAAGCGCGGGCCAACGCCAAGAAGGAAGGCGTGACCGACAAGGTCCAGTTCATCCAGGGCGACCTTTTCCAGCAGGACTTGTCCAAGGCGACGGTGATCAGCCTGTACCTGTTGCCTTCGCTGAACCTCAAACTGCGGCCCACGCTGCTCAAGCTCAAGCCGGGCACCCGCATCGTCTCGCATGCCTTCGACATGGGGGATTGGGCGCCGGACCAGACGCTGACGGTGGACGGCCGCATGATTTATTTCTGGACGGTGCCCGGTCATTAA
- a CDS encoding APC family permease, producing MRDASSNPPSATSPAAAVRPSPLLSTLDVMALVVGIVIGAGIFSAPALIAANAASLNHILIAWLVGGAISLAGAMCYAELATAYPDAGGDYHYLRRAFGERTAFLFAWARLTVIPTGSIALLGYVFGDYASQIYSLGPYSAALYAALTVIALTVLNIVGLRAGKWTQNCLTVLEVGGVLFIIGAGLLLSGTPTDGAVTPSSLPTVTNWGLVLIFVMLTYGGWNEAAYVSAEVVGPGRNLPRALFWSLALVTAVYLLVNLAYAKVLGLAGMAGSNAVAADALRAVLGENGARIISALIAISALTSANATVLTGARTTYAFGRDEPMFRMLGRWDIRHHTPTNALIVQGLIALALVGLGAATRSGFATMVEYTAPVFWLFFVLTGLALFVLRRREPARPRPFSVPLYPFTPLLFCGTSAYLLYASVVHTGVGAFAGLAVLALGALVMLWRGPASPVTATR from the coding sequence GTGCGCGACGCCTCTTCCAACCCGCCTTCCGCCACGTCCCCCGCGGCTGCCGTTCGCCCCTCTCCCTTATTGTCGACATTGGATGTCATGGCCCTGGTGGTCGGCATCGTCATCGGCGCCGGCATCTTCAGCGCGCCGGCGCTGATCGCCGCCAACGCCGCCAGCCTGAACCACATATTGATCGCATGGCTGGTGGGCGGCGCGATCTCCCTGGCCGGCGCCATGTGCTACGCCGAATTGGCCACCGCCTACCCGGATGCCGGCGGCGACTATCACTACCTGCGCCGCGCCTTCGGCGAAAGAACCGCCTTCCTGTTCGCCTGGGCGCGCCTGACGGTCATACCCACGGGCTCCATCGCGCTGCTGGGCTATGTCTTCGGCGATTACGCCAGCCAGATCTACAGTCTTGGGCCGTACTCCGCGGCGCTATACGCGGCCCTGACCGTCATCGCGCTGACGGTGCTGAACATCGTCGGCCTGCGTGCCGGCAAATGGACGCAGAACTGCCTGACGGTGCTGGAGGTCGGCGGCGTACTGTTCATCATCGGCGCCGGCCTGCTGCTGAGCGGCACGCCCACCGACGGCGCCGTCACCCCGTCCAGCCTGCCCACCGTCACCAACTGGGGGCTCGTGCTGATCTTCGTCATGCTGACCTACGGCGGCTGGAACGAGGCCGCCTACGTGTCCGCCGAGGTCGTCGGCCCCGGACGCAATCTGCCGCGCGCGCTGTTCTGGAGCCTGGCGCTGGTCACGGCGGTCTATCTGCTGGTCAACCTGGCCTATGCCAAGGTGCTGGGCCTGGCGGGAATGGCGGGCTCCAACGCGGTGGCGGCCGATGCGCTGCGCGCCGTGCTGGGCGAGAACGGCGCCCGCATCATCAGCGCGCTGATCGCGATCTCGGCGCTGACTTCGGCCAACGCCACCGTGCTGACCGGCGCGCGCACCACCTATGCCTTTGGGCGCGACGAACCGATGTTCCGCATGCTCGGGCGCTGGGACATCCGCCACCACACTCCGACGAACGCGCTGATCGTGCAAGGCCTGATCGCGCTGGCGCTGGTCGGCCTGGGCGCGGCCACGCGCAGCGGCTTCGCCACCATGGTCGAATACACGGCGCCGGTGTTCTGGCTGTTTTTCGTGCTGACCGGCCTGGCGCTGTTCGTGCTGCGCCGCCGGGAGCCGGCGCGGCCCCGCCCCTTCAGCGTGCCGCTCTATCCCTTCACGCCGCTGCTGTTCTGCGGCACCAGTGCCTATCTGCTTTATGCAAGCGTGGTCCATACCGGCGTCGGGGCGTTTGCCGGCCTGGCCGTGCTGGCGCTGGGCGCGCTGGTCATGCTATGGCGGGGCCCGGCAAGCCCCGTGACGGCCACCCGGTAA
- a CDS encoding antibiotic biosynthesis monooxygenase family protein — translation MFLEIAQIDIKDGTAADFEAGVAKAKPLFLRAKGCHGVSLQRSVEFPNRYRLFVEWATLENHTVDFRGSEDFAKWRELVSPYFAVPPVVEHTRLVDIG, via the coding sequence ATGTTTCTCGAAATTGCGCAGATCGATATCAAGGACGGCACCGCCGCGGACTTCGAGGCCGGCGTGGCCAAGGCCAAGCCGCTGTTCCTGCGCGCCAAGGGCTGCCACGGGGTATCGCTGCAACGTTCGGTGGAATTCCCGAACCGCTATCGCCTGTTCGTCGAATGGGCCACGCTGGAAAACCATACGGTGGACTTCCGCGGCTCGGAAGACTTCGCCAAGTGGCGGGAGCTGGTCAGCCCGTATTTCGCCGTCCCGCCGGTGGTCGAGCATACGCGGCTGGTCGATATCGGCTGA
- a CDS encoding cupin domain-containing protein produces the protein MTTTNTTRNGGPKPGIFRPSELTAYERGGGARTIPLVTAGDGATAFINGITEFAPGTKIPFHSHNCEESVMLLEGDAILDIDGEEHRLQPMDTTWIPPNVSHRFRNMSDTQPMKILWIYASVNATRTLTETGVTNPVALEHIKR, from the coding sequence ATGACCACTACCAATACCACGCGGAACGGCGGCCCCAAGCCGGGCATCTTCCGCCCGTCGGAGCTCACCGCCTACGAGCGCGGCGGCGGCGCGCGCACCATCCCGCTGGTCACGGCGGGCGACGGCGCCACCGCCTTCATCAACGGCATCACGGAATTCGCCCCGGGCACCAAGATTCCTTTCCATAGCCACAACTGCGAGGAAAGCGTGATGCTGCTGGAAGGCGACGCCATCCTCGACATCGACGGCGAGGAACACCGCCTGCAACCCATGGACACGACATGGATACCCCCCAATGTGTCCCACCGTTTCCGTAATATGTCCGACACGCAGCCCATGAAGATCCTGTGGATCTACGCGTCCGTCAACGCGACGCGCACGCTGACGGAAACCGGCGTCACCAATCCGGTGGCGCTGGAACATATCAAACGCTGA
- a CDS encoding NAD-dependent succinate-semialdehyde dehydrogenase produces the protein MIHSINPFDESTLATFDDHDDAAIEATLAAAQSTQREWRRTSLAQRQALLRRLAATLRAGKAEYAALITAEMGKPISEAIAEVEKCAINCDYYADEAERLLAPEVVASNATHSKVVFDPLGTVLAVMPWNYPFWQVMRFAAPALLAGNTAVLKHANNVPQCAVALAKVFERADAPRGLFSTLLVDSSRVRRLIEDDRIAAVTFTGSTPVGRTIAAQAGAALKKQVLELGGSDPFVVLADADIDLAARTAAKARFHNAGQSCISAKRFIVEAQVADAFVDAFVAHARALKVGDPRDPGVEVGPMARNNLRVDLHQQVRASVDAGARLLLGGEPRAGKGFFFEPTVLDRVTPDMPAGRDETFGPAAAIIRCKDADEAIRIANDTVFGLGAALWTGDLARAEILAREIEAGAVFINGTVASDPRLPFGGIKQSGYGRELGSYGLKEFTNIKSVWTGPAR, from the coding sequence ATGATTCACTCCATCAATCCCTTCGACGAAAGCACGCTCGCCACCTTCGACGACCATGACGACGCCGCCATCGAAGCCACGCTGGCCGCGGCGCAGTCCACCCAGCGCGAGTGGCGCCGCACCAGCCTGGCGCAACGCCAGGCGCTGCTGCGCCGGCTGGCCGCCACCCTGCGCGCCGGCAAGGCCGAGTACGCGGCGCTGATCACCGCGGAAATGGGCAAGCCCATCTCCGAGGCCATCGCCGAAGTCGAGAAATGCGCGATCAACTGCGACTACTACGCCGACGAGGCCGAGCGCCTGCTGGCGCCGGAAGTCGTGGCCAGCAATGCGACCCACAGCAAGGTGGTCTTCGATCCGCTGGGCACCGTCCTGGCCGTCATGCCCTGGAATTACCCGTTCTGGCAGGTCATGCGTTTCGCCGCGCCCGCCTTGCTGGCCGGCAACACGGCGGTACTCAAGCACGCCAACAACGTGCCGCAATGCGCGGTGGCGCTGGCCAAGGTATTCGAACGGGCCGATGCGCCGCGGGGCCTGTTCTCCACGCTGCTGGTCGATTCCTCGCGGGTACGGCGGCTGATCGAGGACGACCGGATCGCCGCCGTCACCTTCACCGGATCGACGCCGGTGGGCCGCACCATCGCGGCGCAGGCAGGCGCGGCATTGAAGAAGCAGGTGCTGGAGCTTGGCGGATCGGATCCCTTCGTGGTGCTGGCCGACGCCGACATCGACCTGGCCGCCCGCACCGCCGCCAAGGCGCGCTTCCATAACGCCGGCCAGAGCTGCATTTCGGCCAAGCGCTTCATCGTGGAAGCGCAGGTCGCCGATGCCTTCGTCGACGCCTTCGTCGCGCATGCCCGCGCCTTGAAAGTGGGCGACCCGCGCGACCCCGGCGTGGAGGTCGGCCCGATGGCGCGCAATAATCTGCGCGTGGACCTGCACCAGCAGGTGCGCGCATCCGTGGACGCCGGCGCCCGCCTGTTGCTGGGCGGCGAGCCCCGCGCCGGCAAGGGCTTTTTCTTCGAGCCCACCGTGCTGGATCGCGTCACGCCCGACATGCCCGCCGGCCGCGACGAGACATTCGGCCCCGCCGCGGCGATCATCCGCTGCAAGGATGCCGACGAGGCCATCCGCATCGCCAACGACACGGTATTCGGCCTGGGCGCCGCGCTGTGGACAGGCGACCTGGCACGCGCCGAGATCCTGGCGCGCGAGATCGAAGCCGGCGCGGTGTTCATCAACGGGACCGTGGCGTCGGATCCGCGCCTGCCCTTCGGCGGCATCAAGCAATCCGGCTACGGCCGCGAGCTGGGCAGCTACGGATTGAAGGAATTCACGAACATCAAATCGGTCTGGACCGGCCCCGCGCGCTGA
- a CDS encoding Bug family tripartite tricarboxylate transporter substrate binding protein has product MIIPLATASAVDNVARLVAQEMGKILNQSIVVENLPGAAGAIGANRVATATPDGYTIGAFNDSILTMVPNLSKTPWNPLKDFAPVSLVTTFEWSLIATPGLYKNAGDLIAAAKAAPGRIEYASGGIGSPQHIAMALFASQNKLDMVHVPYRGATPAALGVAGGEAKVAFQALATSKSLIDSKRVDLLGISSEKRMAELPNVPTISESGSPGFTFSSWFVIVAPAKTPPAVIEKLNATIKQVLANPEVKAKLASQGANPVASSPEELGKRTAEGYAVYGKLIRDNNIQAE; this is encoded by the coding sequence ATGATCATTCCTCTGGCCACGGCCAGCGCTGTCGACAATGTCGCGCGCCTGGTTGCCCAGGAGATGGGCAAGATCCTGAACCAGTCCATCGTCGTGGAAAACCTGCCGGGCGCGGCCGGCGCCATCGGCGCCAACCGGGTGGCCACCGCCACACCGGACGGCTACACCATCGGGGCCTTCAACGACAGCATCCTGACCATGGTGCCCAATCTGTCGAAGACGCCCTGGAATCCGCTGAAGGATTTCGCGCCCGTCTCCCTGGTCACCACCTTCGAATGGAGCCTGATCGCCACGCCGGGGCTCTACAAGAACGCCGGCGACTTGATCGCCGCGGCCAAGGCGGCGCCCGGACGCATCGAATACGCCTCCGGCGGCATCGGCAGCCCGCAGCACATCGCCATGGCTTTGTTCGCATCGCAGAACAAACTGGACATGGTCCACGTCCCCTACCGCGGCGCCACGCCGGCGGCGCTAGGCGTGGCGGGCGGCGAGGCCAAGGTCGCCTTCCAGGCCCTGGCCACCTCGAAAAGCCTGATCGACAGCAAGCGCGTCGATCTGCTGGGCATTTCGTCGGAAAAACGCATGGCCGAACTGCCCAACGTGCCGACGATTTCCGAATCCGGCTCGCCGGGCTTCACCTTCTCTTCATGGTTCGTCATCGTCGCGCCGGCCAAGACGCCGCCGGCGGTGATCGAAAAGCTGAACGCCACGATCAAGCAGGTGCTGGCCAACCCCGAGGTAAAGGCCAAGCTGGCGTCGCAGGGCGCCAACCCGGTGGCGTCTTCGCCCGAAGAACTGGGCAAGCGCACCGCGGAAGGCTATGCCGTCTACGGAAAACTGATCCGGGACAACAATATCCAGGCGGAGTAA
- a CDS encoding LysR substrate-binding domain-containing protein: MTNKSGIKLRQLEYFLAIAETLHFSKAAEKLFVTQPTLSHQLAELESHLGKALFDRSGKHIRLTQEGQVFHAYAKRTVDELAAGCAALEELDALQRGHLAIGASQSFTRKLLPPVVAGFMRAYPHVRLTVTEMMAPMIEEKLAAGDLHLGVAFVPARLDETAVEPLFTERLMLVVGAAHRLAGRKRVRLADLAREPLVLMTRDYYTRALVEQYFDQRGLVPNIVCETNALGLMMDLAAASQVATLLPESTIDPSARVAVIPVYEPVPIRVSALLWSKRHHRTTAATTFAGLLRQRLHAAEPALRRAKGAVTQ, from the coding sequence ATGACGAATAAATCCGGAATCAAGCTGCGCCAGCTCGAATATTTCCTGGCCATCGCCGAGACGCTGCATTTCTCCAAGGCGGCGGAAAAGCTGTTCGTGACCCAGCCCACCTTGTCGCACCAGCTTGCGGAACTGGAAAGCCACCTGGGCAAGGCGCTGTTCGACCGCTCCGGCAAGCACATCCGCCTGACGCAGGAGGGCCAGGTCTTCCATGCCTATGCCAAGCGGACCGTGGACGAGCTGGCGGCCGGGTGCGCGGCGCTGGAGGAACTGGATGCCTTGCAGCGCGGGCATCTGGCGATCGGCGCCAGCCAATCCTTCACCCGCAAGCTCCTGCCGCCGGTGGTGGCCGGGTTCATGCGGGCCTATCCGCATGTCCGCCTGACGGTCACGGAAATGATGGCGCCCATGATCGAGGAAAAACTGGCGGCCGGGGACCTGCACCTGGGCGTCGCCTTCGTGCCGGCGCGGCTGGACGAAACGGCGGTGGAGCCGCTCTTCACGGAGCGGCTCATGCTGGTCGTGGGCGCGGCCCACAGGCTGGCGGGCCGCAAGCGCGTGCGGCTGGCGGACCTGGCGCGCGAACCGCTGGTGCTGATGACGCGGGATTACTACACCCGGGCGCTGGTGGAACAGTATTTCGACCAGCGCGGCCTGGTGCCCAACATCGTTTGCGAGACCAACGCGCTGGGCTTGATGATGGACCTGGCGGCCGCTTCGCAGGTCGCGACGCTGTTGCCCGAAAGCACCATCGATCCGTCGGCCCGCGTGGCGGTCATACCCGTGTACGAGCCCGTGCCGATACGGGTGTCGGCGTTGCTATGGTCCAAGCGGCATCACCGCACCACCGCCGCGACCACCTTCGCCGGGCTGCTGCGCCAGCGGCTGCATGCCGCCGAGCCCGCCCTGCGCCGCGCCAAGGGCGCCGTTACGCAATGA
- a CDS encoding META domain-containing protein, protein MPLLTLTRCTVLAIAAAVLAGCSTTTGQAQAQGPGAAQAATTSDSLAQTHWRLVRWQSPDGSDYPLQLGQIYPPLSLAFMARNRDYRVSGFSGCNEFSGTYQLQGGKLIITLPSSRALRCATPELREAEHAYLSALAHISTFTLDSGGAPHQMTFNVRNGDVLTFLRGPDISTTR, encoded by the coding sequence ATGCCGCTTCTTACCTTGACCCGTTGCACCGTACTGGCGATCGCCGCGGCCGTTCTGGCGGGATGCTCGACGACGACGGGGCAGGCACAGGCACAGGGGCCCGGCGCCGCCCAGGCGGCCACGACCTCGGATTCCCTGGCGCAGACGCACTGGCGGCTGGTCCGCTGGCAGTCGCCGGACGGCTCGGACTATCCCTTGCAGCTGGGCCAGATCTACCCGCCCTTGAGCCTGGCCTTCATGGCGCGCAATCGCGATTACCGGGTGTCCGGTTTCTCCGGCTGCAATGAATTCTCGGGCACGTACCAATTGCAAGGCGGCAAACTGATCATTACGCTGCCTTCCAGCCGTGCGCTGCGCTGCGCCACGCCGGAGCTGCGGGAGGCCGAGCACGCCTACCTGTCGGCGCTGGCGCATATCAGCACCTTTACCCTGGACAGCGGCGGCGCGCCGCACCAGATGACCTTCAACGTGCGTAACGGCGATGTCCTGACATTCCTGCGTGGCCCCGATATCTCGACGACGCGCTGA
- a CDS encoding META domain-containing protein, whose protein sequence is MFFPFPRRIACMAVAAAALSACATPMQPELAQARYQPAYASDFLAQTNWVLARWTRSGGTLRPVPRNDGRDRPITISFVHEGMQLRVAGYAGCNNYSSTYTVANGNLIVTAPPVATRMACARPELNQMEQDFLAALTRIRATSVDDTGNPRRLSLTLDNGEVLDFARADAGR, encoded by the coding sequence ATGTTTTTTCCCTTCCCGCGTCGGATCGCCTGCATGGCGGTGGCGGCTGCCGCGCTGTCGGCGTGCGCAACGCCCATGCAGCCCGAACTGGCGCAGGCGCGCTACCAGCCCGCCTATGCCTCGGATTTCCTGGCCCAGACCAACTGGGTGCTGGCGCGCTGGACCCGGTCCGGCGGCACGCTGCGGCCCGTTCCACGCAACGACGGCCGCGACCGGCCCATCACGATCAGCTTCGTGCACGAAGGCATGCAGCTGCGCGTGGCGGGCTACGCCGGCTGCAACAACTACAGCAGCACCTATACGGTGGCCAATGGCAACCTGATCGTGACGGCTCCCCCGGTGGCGACGCGCATGGCCTGCGCGCGGCCGGAGCTGAACCAGATGGAGCAGGATTTCCTGGCCGCGCTGACCCGCATCCGGGCCACCTCCGTGGACGATACGGGCAATCCGCGCCGGCTCTCCCTGACGCTGGACAACGGCGAAGTGCTGGATTTCGCGCGCGCCGACGCGGGGCGGTAA